Within Porites lutea chromosome 2, jaPorLute2.1, whole genome shotgun sequence, the genomic segment AATGGCACGAAGAGCGTGACCAATgagtgaccatggtgagaaaagctAAAAGCAACCGCCCTCCCGCCTGTAAatactggctgaattttcgcgtccggaGTCAATCAAGTTGCTCACTCTAACTTTTTGGCTGGTTTGGCTTCAACTAAGCTCAATGCTAAATAAAgaagctattattattattattatcattattattattattatggaagACATTATTGTAAAAGTATCGTCCTGAATAAAATGCAATTGCGGGCCTACCGGCCTAGGCAATTATACTACTTACAAAAGCAGGAAAAAAACCGCAAAAGCTAAGGTTACGAATAAAATGCACAATAAGGTAATAAAAATCGATGATAATAATTTAAAGTGAACTGAATATTCATGCCGTCAAAatctaaaatagaaaaatattctTATCTACCTAGAATTAATCTCTGTGAATTAGTTAATGAAGCTAAACAACGACTTTCAATGCAGCGTGAACCTTTTTACTATATACTGTGCTGGGCTTAATAATGACTAGCACTGCAGGAGCGTAGCGTCCATATACGTACATACGCCCGTGCGTACAGCTGAGATCtggaaaaaagactttttgaaaatttcctgAAATCGCATGACTTATAACTTTTTCGTATTATATGGGTGTTTTTGTTCGAAtatttcctttatccttttcTTATTCCATAAACGGACGACAAGAAGCGTTTAAGTgggatgaaaaacgaaaaaaaatgtaCCCTTCCCTGCCCCCTACTGCATTTTTCTTCGTACTTATTTACTCAAAATGTTCTGCGGGAAACGCAAGAAAAGGCATTTCCGAGACCTTCAATTTAAAAACATTCTGGGAAACATGCGCCCAGACTCCCTATTTTGGAGTGGGTTCCGCGCTCCAACTTTTCTTCCTGTGCGTACATCTTCAAAATCTCTCGCTATGCCCCTTCATGCCCCGAAATCGATTTTCTGAAGATGATCCAAAGGTCCCAAAGATAGTGTACAATTCATTGTTAATTTAACTTTTCAAAGTCACTGATagtgtggccctgaaaaaaagggttaaaattgAGCAATTGGGCTATTTTGTCTGAAACATTGAACCACAGGTTTCAAGATTTAAAACTCGTTTTATTCAACTACCTGTtgatacaggggcacccaacgactgttttctgtaaaatatttgttcggagaagcaaatattgcctagaattttcttttcggcttgaggacggctaaaaatttctaaatgaACGTTCCATTTAATATGttcaattttcgaagcttatctaataaattccctacgactttctgaagtttaatttttcatattttcctacccaggttacactatttttcttagaaaaaggGAACCTAAAATTGTCGGAttctaaaatgtgatggagagaggaatcagaaaaattctcactttcgttaaaagttaaattgcacctaaaattttcgaagtcctcgtaatttcgaaaagacttaagttcccctaggatgaccgaacagataaaaaatttgtaGCGCCGCTGAGAATGTTTTTCTAGACATCTAAAAGTattctggatagcctaaaaagtgttttcaacgttttttggaggaaaccgtcgttgggtgccactGTTGATAGACGGCAGAACGGTACATGTGACCTGTATTTAGTGCTGTTATCCTGGTAACTTCGAGATCTTTgctgtttaaagaaaacaatgtaGTGTTTTATATACAGGGAAGTGGAGGAGGGGGGAAGAGCTACTCACTGTACATTTTCTTAAGGTGGCTTCATGGGGTTTTTCAGCGTTAATACCTCCCATGTTTGAGCATTAGCTACGTCACAATTGACAAAAACTGTAtcagataaagatgaaaatttgtcatgatcagcCGGCTTACATTAAcataactacagcaactacaaagACTACAGCCAGTACAGCAACTGTACTAGAATAACTACACAACTGCTATCGTACCTGTGACATGATCGACATGTAAGGCCACGTATGTCTCAGGACATTAATACGTAAGGCTTACATGAAGTGCCTACCACCTTTCGACCAAAACAGTTCAAATCAGGACCTTTGCAATCTATGCGAGCGTTTTgaagatattttgggatgaagtatTTGAGGTTAGAAATTCAGTATTCAGTATTCAGTATTCAGTATTCGGCCGTTATCTTTAGAAAACGAagcgattttgaaatgcaattctGCACGGCTCATAGTACTTTCATTCACTTTTAAACGTGTTTCTAAAGATCATGGGGATGGCTTTAGCCGTGCGCAAGAAAAAGGGATGTGATGATACATTGAGGTGCTCCTGTTGgcgtttttttaaatattttgctctACTTTACCAAATGAACAAATAAGTTTGAAACCGCTtgataaatgtttttaaaaatttgagatCATCGAGATTAACCGTCATTTTATATGACCTTTAAGTTTCAATATTTTTGATAACTTGTAAGATAATAACATAAGGGCTACAATTGACTATTCTTACTTTGTCGAAATTTCATCTTTACGAGGGCCTCTCATTATTCTGGGTGTTGTCTCCGAGTTTCATATTTTGGTGCAAAACAATAACTAAGACTTCTGCATATTTTAAATGCATTGTTGGTTGCTGCTGTTCATGTAAAAAATGGAACTTGGAGACAACGCCCTGAATAGTTAGGAACAAACTGTACGCTGAGGACAGTGACAATCATTACGAAGGAGAAATAAGGATTCAGTGTTAAGTCAATTTGTGATCTGCATCAACAACAAACCTGCGCTTTAGGTCCTGTCCACACGAATCTTTAAACTGCACTTTACTACTTTACTACTTTACTTTACtactttaataatttttaaaccgcacTTTTTGGCAGGAATCGGCCATTCGTTCACAAGAAACTAGTAAATCTGCTGTCCGAAAAGGCATCTTGTTGACACCCCTGTCAAAACAGGTTTACGAACCAAGGAAATAAAGTATATATATGCAGTTTCAAAAATAACCTGCTTGGTGTAGACGGGACCTTAGTTTAAGCCCTTAAAAGAGCGTttattaagaaagaaaacactAGATCGTTCACTCACGTACCAAGTGGTTATAACAATTTCTTGgataaacaaaaactttcacgtaagaaaagagttcaatccTTACGGGACTGTTTTGGTACACTGACATTGCTCCCGTTTCTCACCTTTGGTTGGCCAttgttttgctaaaaaaaaacgtcCGCAAGCGCATCAGTAAGATTGAAATATGTGGGTTAGAGTGCAGaaggattttaaatttttgtctgtCCAATCCAGAAAACTAATTTCAGTTTAACATGTATTAGAAAGCACTTTTCTACATTTCCTTCACATCAAAGCGCACAACtctaaagaaaacagaaaagtaGCAGACAGGAAAGAATGATaactttatattttccttttgtagGTATATTACCATCAAGAAACAGCCACACTTTTCATACAAGAACTGCTAAATGACAGAAAGGAGTAGAAAAGAGTACCACGAGCAACAACTGAGCATTGCGATAGAGGTCGGCGACAGGGTCGGACAAGGACgggcctatggcaatctcggcaatgcttatcaatcccttggccaattccaacaagcaatagagtaccacaagcattGCCTGAgtattgcaatagaagtcggcgacagggccggacaaggacgtgcctatggcaatctcggcattgcttatcacagccttggccaattccaacaagcaatagagtaccacaagcattgcctgagcattgcaatagaagtggGCGACAGGGCCGTACAAGGAGGtacctatggcaatctcggcattgcttatcacagccttggccaattccgacaagcaatagagtaccacaagcattgcctgagcattgcaatagaagtcggcgacagggccggacaaggaggtacctatggcaatctcggcaatgcttatgacaggcttggccaattccaacaagcaatagagtaccacaagcaagacctgagcattgcaatagaagtcggcgacagggccgaacaaggacgtgcctatggcaatctcggcaatgcttattacagccttggccaattccaacaagcaatagagtaccacaagcaagacctgaccattgcaatagaagtcggcgacagggccggacaaggacgtgcctatggcaatctcggcaatgcttatgacggccttggccaattccaacaagcaatagagtaccacaagcaagacctgagcattgcaatagaagtcggcgacagggccggacaaggacgtgcctatggcaatctcggcattGATTATGAAgcccttggccaattccaacaagcgatagagtaccacaagcattgcctgagcattgcaatagaagtcggcgacagggccggacaaggacgtgcctatggcaatctcggtaGTGCTTATTTACACCTCGAGGAATTCGAGAAGTCAATGAAGCACCACAAGCAATGCCttagcattgcaatagaagtcggcgacaggaaTGAAGAAGGAACGGCCTATGGCGGGCTCGGCTTAGTTTATTATTTCCTTGGCGACCTTCCAAGAGCAATAGAGCATTATGAGCAAAGTCTAAGCATTGTTAAGGAAGTGGGCGACAGGTCCAGCGAGGGAtatgcctatggcaatctcggcctTGCTTACATGTCCCTTAAACAATTTCAACAAGCAATCGAGTACCACAAGCAACAGCTCAAAATTGCTAAGGAAGTGCCTGACATGTTGCTAGAAGCAGTGTCCTATGAACACTTGGGTACAAGTCTTATGTTGTCAGGTTCTTTGGATGAGGCTGTAGTTCATTTCAAATTCAGCGTAAAAACGTTCGATACTATTAGGGGTAGTTTCATTTCGGAAGACGCATGGAAAATAAGTTTTCGTGAGCATTACGTATCTACCTATCGTTGTTTATGTCGAGTTCTTATAGCGCTTCAAAAGACGGATGAGGCTTTGTACGCGGCAGAACGGGGACGAGCAGGGGCTTTGCTAGATGCCTTGAAAATAAAGTACGGCTTTGCATTCCTTTCGCCCATTTCAAATGAAACTGAGGAAGACTTCGCATACATTTCAAGGAACACATCTGTTTTGACAACGTTCATTGCATTGGACAATGGAACAATAAGCTTTTGGGTACTGGGAAAGAAAACCAACGCTATTTTTAGGCAAGCAGTATCAAAATGTGGAGGTTCACACAAAGATCCCTTTGATGCACTTTTGAAAgattctttgaaaaaaattggggcTGGCAGAGATGTTAGATGCGAGAATCGGTCACTTGATGTTTTAAGCGATAAGTCAGCTTCCAGTACTAGTGGTGGTGATAAAACATCGATTCCATCACACGAGAATATCGACTGGTTACAGCCATTGCATGATATAGTTTTTGGTCCCATTGAAGACTTACTTGATGGCGATGAACTGGTTGTAGTCCCTGATGGTGCTTTGTGTTTAGCTCCTTGGACAGCCCTAAGTGAAACTTTAAGGATCCGTATTATTCCCTCACTGACAAGTTTGAAAGTAATAAGAGATTCTTCAAGTGAATACCACAGTAAAACTGGCGCCCTGCTTGTTGGAGATCCATGTTTGAGGAAAGTTACAAATAAAAGGGATAAACCCATTTATGATCAGCTGGAGTTCGCAAAAAAAGAAGTGGAGATGATTGGAAAACTTCTTGACAGCCAACCACTCACGGGAGAAGCTGCAACCAAAGAAGAGGTGCTTCGGAGAATAGATTCAGTCGCTTTGATTCACATTGCAGCACACGGAGGACAGAAAACTGGTGAAATTGCATTGGCTCCCAACCCCGAGTGGCAATCCAAGACTCGTATCCCTACGGAAGAGGACTACATGTTGAAAATGTCTGATTTACAAGCCATTAAGCTGAGAGCGAGGCTAGTGGTTCTTAGTTGCTGCCATAGTGGTCAAGGAGAGGTCTCATCTGAGGGTGTGGTCGGTATGGCAAGGGCTTTCTTGTTtgctggtgctcgttctgtGCTGGCGTCACTCTGGGCAATTGATGATAAAGCCACAATGGTGTTTATGGAATGTTTCTACCAACACCTGAGAGTTGGAGAAAGTGCCAGTACTGCTCTGCAGAAGGCCATGAAGTGCCTTCGAGATTCGGACGACTTTTCTGCCCCAAAGTACTGGGCTCCATTTGTGCTGATTGGCGATGACGTCACcattgaatttgatgtaaaccGTTGAGAAAGCTGTAAGTacagatttttcttttgttttagattACGTAGGGTCCTAATATATTAAATAAGGTTTAAGGCTTTATTGTCTTCAAATTAAAATGTAAAGGAATtgacaaaattaaatacaaataagCAGTAAAAGCAAGACAGTGtgaataatatttacaaaaaaataatatggaTGGTTCGTTGATGTACAATCATTCTGGATTTACGTAATCAGATTTCATTTCTGTAAtacaaaattgtttcaaaacgTTTGTTGAACACTATAGAAAAGCTCAATAATCATATAATTAACTGCAAAATCATCAGCATTTACTGTAAATGGCTGTTGCCGTGACATACTGGCTTTGGATTATGCTTTGAGAATTCTTAGTTTTTGCctcaacattttattttgaactACCATTAAGTCATCATTTTATCCGATTCAAAAGAGAAATGTCATATTTGCCAAAAAGAGttaaaacctttattttatGATTTGTTATGAGCAGAAAAGCAGGTTAAATAGACAGAAAATAGACCATAAAATGTTTCTAAAAACCCATTTTTGTGTATACACCATATAGCTAGATAATACAAGTAGCTCAAACATACTCTCTTTTTGTAAAGTAATGAAAGGTTTTGAGCTCCTGCCCAACTTTGATTTTACATTCGTCTCATCCTTGCTATCCTGTAATCTAAGGCTTTTTATCTTAAAACCTCTATAGAACGAGTAGTATTGAGGCCGTTATTTCGCTGTTCAAGcgtattaattaatcaattgtTACTTTATTTACAGGGGCCGTGCTGCTTGCAGGTGGATGTCAAAGACTGCTGAATCCAAGGAACATTATAATATCAAAGTCTATTTTACCTGAGGAAAAAAGGCTTCGTGTAACCGTAGAAAGGGAATATTATTCTATTTTACTCCCTAAAACTATTGCAGCGAAGCAGCATTAGCTGATAGAGaaattttactttctttgaTGATGTTGAAATACGTTTCTCAAATGGTACTTTTACTTACGCACGTGTTCCTTCGGTTAATCATTGCCTTAGAACAAATCTATAGAGCATAAACTATCTACAGTTTTGGGCCGTTGATTTTGCTATATATTCTTATACTTT encodes:
- the LOC140927072 gene encoding tetratricopeptide repeat protein 28-like — its product is MIGKLLDSQPLTGEAATKEEVLRRIDSVALIHIAAHGGQKTGEIALAPNPEWQSKTRIPTEEDYMLKMSDLQAIKLRARLVVLSCCHSGQGEVSSEGVVGMARAFLFAGARSVLASLWAIDDKATMVFMECFYQHLRVGESASTALQKAMKCLRDSDDFSAPKYWAPFVLIGDDVTIEFDVNR